GTACAAAGTTTCATTTACCATGTTAATTGGACGTAAAAACCTGGGTTTCTCTCTCCCCTCTaaatcaattgttttataaaattCCTCCACTGAGCTTTTGACAATCCAATTACAATTTGCATGTGATATTAAGGAATAAGTTGTGTACATAGAAAAATATTGCGcttctaattggctgaaaacgagtgcattctcgtgtaacacgagtgcaaagtagTGACATgagtgcaaattaaaaatagcgCGCGCTCGCTCGctaacatgatttcaagtgaaATGTGGTGTTAGTAAGTACGGGTAAATTTTTTatactacaaattgcacttgccctacgggctcgtgcaattttgctgtctttgaaaaatttacccgtgtttattaacaccaaatttcactcgaaatcaAGTTCTTACCAATACTAAAGTGGAAAAATGTTACTCTATTAGAAATTACCAGCCTCCCTTTATAATTCGTCTTTCTCTCAGTTGTCATTTGATGAAGCAGTCCTAACAGCAGTTTTTCGACTTCCTTCAATTGCAATGCATGATGCGTTTTCCATTTGTGTAATTCCTCAAAACGATTTGTGTGCTGCTCGTCCTTGAGTTGGCTCTGAGTACCTACTAATTCTATTTTGGAGAAAAGTGCTGTTTCTTCTTGCTGGAGTTCCGTAGTAAAGTCTAAAAGTTTTTTAATACAATTAACATTATCTTCACTTTGTTGCCCAACCTGAGCAGTTAGCTTGATAAGAGCTTCAAACATTCTCTGAAAATAGTTGCGATGTTCTTCACATGACTGTAGCAATTTCCCCACGCTTTCATTGTTTGACGGATCCGCTTCCTCATTCAATAAGCTGCTTGTGGGCTCTATTTTGTCTTTAGAGGCATCTTGAATCCCATCTGTTTTATCAACATTTCCACAAGCCAGTTGCCTTTTATTCATTTGGAGTCTCAGGTCCTGAAGCTCCGATGAAATATAGCGCTTTAGACTTTCCTGTCTGGCTAAAACAACAGTTTCTAAAAATCCCTTGCTTACAAGCGTCTGTTAAAGCAAATGAAAGACAAATGGGGCAATTAAAACTGACATAATTTTCGAAGATAAACCTTGAATCACAGGGTGCATTTTTCCAAATACTCATTGAAACATTCTAATTGGACAGATGGGATAAGTGAAGAAGTTACCTCTTCCAATTTCAAAAAATTGTCACTGCTGTTGAATTCTTTAACCATGAATTTATTTCCCTGTGCATCTTCGCACACCataagctaaaaaaaatgacaaatagTTGATTGCAAACAATTTCGAAgcaatttcattattttacttgAGATTATTTGGTAGTAAAACTATGCCCAGAGAATGGCAAAATCCATCTAAGTGATTTTTCTGGTTTACCGCTGGTCCAGCTTCATCCTTTTGTTCACGAGGTCTGGGGCAGACGTGCTAATCATCAACTTTTCAGTAGTTATTGTAGAAAGCGTGTTGTCAACCACTTACCTTATTAAGCCCTTCACCCAGGTCATGAATAACTGTTAAACTAATGACGTGACCCTTAGGAATGTTTCCACACCTCATCATTTTCGCATAATCCACTCCTAGTGTGTTGATAGGAAATTATTATGAGTTCAGAGTTCTGCGTCGATCAGTTTAATGCTTCATGTTCCCCACCAGGACAACCTCCCTGCCACCCATGGAACAAACTATACCAGCAAACAAAATGTCACCATTTAGAATATTTGCAGCGAAGGAAAGATTTTTATTCCTCGCAGGAAAACAATTTCTTAACTAAGCAACCCTTATAAGTGCAGACAATCCGAATAATAAAATAGCTGGACAATTCACGGTTTTCGTAACACCGAACCCAAAGTTGTACTAAATGCCAACTAGGACAAAAGCAAATGTCACTGGTTGGGAGCCAATGAGAGCACAAagcataaaaaagcaaaatatttgaagtgcGGGTCTACAAGTTACCTTTGATTCtagttttgaatttgatgaTCACTTGAAAGAGTATTTGGTGCGAAGCAACGCAATCCAGGATCGCGTTTTACACCAAGTTGTCAATTGCTCTATTAAGAATTGACAAAATCCCTTAAACAGTGGGCGCGCTCTGATTGATCATTAGGTGTGTTGAGATAAGGACGAGTAAAAGCGTTTTGATTCACGAGAGCAGCCTCCTCCTCAAGGGGGGGAGAGTATTGGGAGAACTATCCTAGTCCGCCTTTATGTTAAGACAAGAAAGGGAAACCACGGAAAGCTCCACGACTACGTTATACGTTAAAAATGTCAACTGTTTTATGACTTCTTTGTGTGTTTATTCTTTCAGCTTGTCAGTTGTATACGTAGACCATTCACTCATCTTACCAGGTATACCTACTCACCAAGAAGCTTTTCTACTATGCATTTTTTCCCAATGCTTTCTAAAGCATCCGCTAAACGCCCTGCCACTGCACTGCTCCCTTCTTTCTGTTGCCACATGAGGAGTAAGGCGTTTGCTTTGTCGCGACTACAGCAGTAATCGTTATCCAGGTTTTGGATCTTTGCTGCAGGGATATCAAGCTTTGGTCCCAGCTCACGCCAGCAAGTACCTACGTCATCACTTACGTCTGAAATCTGCAGTTCTGTCACCACGGAGGTCCTTTGGCTGTTGAAGTCTTTTGCGTGCACAAAGGGATATTAGACTCTTAGCtaatttaatgttttaattGCGTGTAGTTTTTAACATTGCATGGATTACGAGAATCATCCTAGTTGAAATTTAGTGAGGTCTTCTTCTTGCCCTGAAGTAGAAAACGTACCTGGTGTTAACTGGACAGTAACAACATAAAGGGGTTAGGCTTATGTTTAGTATGGTTAATTCTAAACAGCCAAACAGGTATATATAGGTTACTTGAGTGATGATGCATTAGGGCTTGGTTAGTAAATGATTCTCTGTATTCAAATTAATTGACAGTCATCTTTGCATCATTGAGTCACACCACGCTACCCAGTTTTCAAcaatttctaaattaattttactaAGAAATAACACTAAGTTATTCAGCCTTGAAGGAATCTAAATCTCGACCTTTATTCAGTCGAGTTCATTTTTTGGGGAGCTGATTTTTATTTCGGATACTTCTGGTTTACAGAAGCGTCATCAGTATAAGTAACAtcagattttcatttcatatATCTTCAACCGTTATCTGAATATTGCTTAAACTCTTTCAAACGTCACGCATGTCTTTGGTTATATTTATAACAAGATCTTACAATTGCCATGGTCAACCACAGAAGCTTGACAAAAATACGCAGCAAAGATAATGGATATATGGCGCCGTCATTCGGCTAAAATTAATTATGATTTGACTCACTTTTTCTAAAATCCTGGATTCAAGCCAAAAATCATAGCGGAAAAAAgccaaaagtttgtttgatgaCGCTAACGGCATTAAGTGTACAGGCATAATTTCAGTTTCCTCTTTGTTGTTCGTCGAAAACATCATGCCTAAAGTCTCAAACATCAATCTGATACGTGATTATTTTATTGgaatttctgtttttcaggtAATCAAAGTGTTCCTAGTTAACAAAAGTTTGGCTCCCATTTCATTCGCATTGAGATGGAATGAACAGATTACAAAATCTCCATAATATTATATGCGGTTTATTGTCAAACTTATATTTTTGATGCCATTGACGTCATAATCTACTCATCGAGATTCTGTCCTTTACAAATAAGGAACAGCAAATTGGTTAAAATTCTAACCACTGCTGCTTCCATCCTGATCTTCAAAAAAGGAGCAGCATGTAAACGGAGCCAATTCGACGTCTTACATGTCCATTCTTGCTCCGTTTCCTTTATCTTTCCCACGCTAAAATCATTATAGCGTAACATATCTTAACCTTATACATTGTAAATATCGCTCTGGATTATCAACGCTGAAATCAAGTCGGCAACAATCTCGCATACAAATTACGCGAGGACAACTAAACGAACACCACGAGATATATAGAGCGATGAGGTAATTAAAATAGCGGTTATATGATAATTAAACAACGCAGATTAACCACTTTTAGATGACAAGCACCTGCGGCGAAGACtgccaaaaatatttgaaagttaaattactGTTACATGATCGATTAAGCTTTGCCTGTCCTGTAGAGAAAAACGTACAATTGCAGAACAAAAGGATGAGACTTAAAACTGAACACAAGTAATATTATGACAAGCTACCGAGACTGAACTAAACTAAATAGTCATATATTTACCACGTACATATAATATTTTGAAAGCTTACTTCTAATTTCAATACAATTCTCAGCTGCTCTTCCGCTTGTCGCAGGCAATGTTGGCGTTTCGGAAGCCATAGGACTTGCTTCCTAAATAAAACTTTACTTCCCTCTGTGAACTGATTACAGCTTCAATGTTTATCCGAGGACATAAATATTACTCAATTGTTTGACTATGTGTGCCCTCTCGTTCACTTGGACGacttttcacttaaaaaacacGGAAAAGCCACGTCTTgggatgaaaagggaaaaatcatATTACTTAAATTAATATCGGTGCACCGAGGTCGTTCCGGATGGATGCAGGTCCAGACCCGTGCAGTAAACTCACGAACATTCTGTCAGCTTGGATATTCTGTGAGCAGCAATATGTAAAATCTTGTCACAGAGGCCGTATGGTTCCTTTCAATATATGAGCAAAAATATCATCTATCGGTGTCGTActagatgtttttcttttttttttagaatttggGTAAGAGGGTCCGCTTTTTAACTTGGGACTAAATGTAAATAATAAGAGTTAAGAAGTTATCGGAAAACCCACTTTTCCTTGGATACAAATCGGACTTAAGACACCACATTCTGTTATgaataatgtaaaagaaattatcaCATAAACTACGCTATTATTCAAGGATTTCTCGCCCTGttaaagccgtaacaacacacgtgtaaaaatgtcttattttttcacgtgtttgatatcgccaatcagctcccgtcactcgcctttcgcgccacttagtagggttgatgaatgaatggcatagccttcacgattctcaatacaaggtagtttgagagaattttttcggattatggctgccaaaacactgaaaaatcctcATCGCTTACAAACAGTAACGTTCAAAATAAACTTGcctagaaagggaagaaaaccaaaatacggaaagaaaaaccaaacGTTACGTTTTCAGTGGTTTTCAGTTGGTGATAGCATTCTCGTGGCTGAGAGCGAAAACGACAACTGAGAGATTTatcacaggccgattttggccgtgtatctaaaatatttcttctgtcggtaggAACCTGGtcaataactgaaaattttgtaTATTGGAAATTGTCTATGGTTTGTTTTGTGGTGTTCcaacatattttttcatgttgagtcttagcgccaacgcactttacgatttttattcaggattgtcgatccttttattttcattccttaataaagttgacttttcattgtcagtaaagggctgttgtgtttatatgataaacaaaataatacattgttgcttgtagatatggacTTAttcttcttgtgttcaactcgacatctcacttgTTCGCGGCGCTCACTcgttaaacactcgaagagaaattccatatctaagcGTGCCCAgttattattctctatttatttatcGCCTGAGCGGAGGGGGGCACACACTTTTAATCAAGTGAGGAAGGGAGAGGGTATCAGTCGctctaacagagtataaagggaggaCTTTGGAAAATCAACTGTCAATGAGGAGGATCATCAGAATACTACCAGGGTGGGGTCGGGTTAATTTTACTGAAACCAGTTGACAGATAATAACTGGCCCCTGATTACGGAATTATAGGACTTACCAAATCCAACTggtcaattttgtaaaaaactgTCAATACTATGAAGGATCTTTCAGCAATAGATAACGCAAAAACGGTTTCATTGCTTGTTTATATGGCGGAAGTACAAGTTTCCTTGGTATCATCGTTTGTCTCACTTTCACTCCTTTAGTCTTTAAAGACTGACGGTAAAACCATCGAGGAATTGAACAAAATTGCTCAGGTCCACGTCTGACTCAATATCAGGATGAGAAATACTTGATTGTATAGTAACAAAACCGATCTCAAGAGAGTTGTATGCCTTTAAGACATGATCTGGGTTGAAACAGATCCCACTCTGAAAATAACAAGCGATCAAGATTCTCACCGAAAAAGGCCCCCTTACACTGAGATATTCCGTCAAATTATAACTAATCACAGTCCGCTAATCACCATCcaaatttccctttttgtatAAGTGCGATATCCATTCATGTTCGCTATTACGTCTTACATTCAAACTGGCTACAGTTATATTAAGGAGCAAATATGGCGAAATTTTGCATTCTGCCTCTTCTTTTTCGCTAATAGAGCTAATTGGAGACACTTGTAATGTCTCAAAATGAAATTGCATTGGATAATCGAGAAATAGCACTTCACCATCAAATTAGACAAGAGTTCTATCTCGAGGTATCGTGAATCCTCGAACACTCCTATTATCCAAAGAAAATACTGAAAGCTGAtcggttaaatagtttttcGTGTGCTCACGAATTTTCGTTTATATTAAACTTGCCAAATACAACTAAAGCCAGAAAGGCAAATTCATCTGTTTAAATTTGCCTTTCGCAGAGGGCGTCTTCTAAAAGAGGTTACgctaatcaattttttttttgtaaacaatgaTGAGTTCTTCTGTGTTTTTTTCCTGCTCCCGAATCTTTGGTTTGATATTCTTCATCGCTGGAGGGTTTTGAGATTGACAGGAGGACGCAAGCTTCTTTATCTCCCGATCTCAGCCTCAACAAGGGATTCTTGAACCATgagataaaaacaaagtaataaaaaaacagaGTCATTAGCTTCGttagaatttattttcattcttgtCTTCTAAGGGAGATAATAATCATGGTGCAGCCAAGAAAATATAAAGAGATgacaacaaacaaaatgaaaaagaagattttacaTGGATTACGACAAGGCTACATGAATACCTATGAAATTAAATGATATTACTTAGGGTTAGGTAAGTACACAAGGTCGCCTCCACGAGCTGAATATCCTGAATTTAAACTTCGATGTCTGAGATGGATAATCGATTGTTCATGTTCAAATCAATTTCCTTCCTAGTTCTAGCATAGTTTGCGTCGTTAGGTCATAAAAATGTTATCTCCGTGCTTCTCTTCCTGAGGAAAAGACAACGcaaatttttcagattttttcttactttcttcGATTGATGGTTGTATTTTAATAACGACTATATCATACCTTCGATCCAATCCCTTTTGGTGGGTCGCTTTCTGAAAAATGTCTGGGTTTCTGCAAAACGAAAATAACACTGAATTTTAAAAGCTTATCATATTTAGTGACTGCCCTTCGTATTTCACGATGACTATCCTGTTGAGAGTAAATTGCTTTgatcaatgaaaacaaattaatggaTTGCACTTGGTTATATGGCGAAGGATTCTTCGGAGGTACAACATTCAAAAGAAGCAATTGGGCAACTTAAACCATATGCAAACGACGATGAAATATTGAGTGTATTATAATGGCCCTCATTTCCAGGCGTCCAACCTCGGCAGTCAGCTCAATAAAAGCCTTAAAAATCCTCAAACAAATGTTGCGATGTTCCTTACATGACAGAAGCGATTGCTCCACGCTTTAATCATTTGTTGAATCCTCTTCCTCCTCATATTTACATCTCCACGAGCtgatttctctttct
This region of Pocillopora verrucosa isolate sample1 chromosome 3, ASM3666991v2, whole genome shotgun sequence genomic DNA includes:
- the LOC131771874 gene encoding uncharacterized protein isoform X1, which produces MASETPTLPATSGRAAENCIEIRNFNSQRTSVVTELQISDVSDDVGTCWRELGPKLDIPAAKIQNLDNDYCCSRDKANALLLMWQQKEGSSAVAGRLADALESIGKKCIVEKLLGVDYAKMMRCGNIPKGHVISLTVIHDLGEGLNKLMVCEDAQGNKFMVKEFNSSDNFLKLEETLVSKGFLETVVLARQESLKRYISSELQDLRLQMNKRQLACGNVDKTDGIQDASKDKIEPTSSLLNEEADPSNNESVGKLLQSCEEHRNYFQRMFEALIKLTAQVGQQSEDNVNCIKKLLDFTTELQQEETALFSKIELVGTQSQLKDEQHTNRFEELHKWKTHHALQLKEVEKLLLGLLHQMTTERKTNYKGRLPSHQKTELEGRSKPLPGYGRKSPRHYSEGDLSKETKTKNPLSWLRSGDKEACVLLSISKPSNDEEHQTIDSGARDNTNKLMA
- the LOC131771874 gene encoding uncharacterized protein isoform X2, with product MWQQKEGSSAVAGRLADALESIGKKCIVEKLLGVDYAKMMRCGNIPKGHVISLTVIHDLGEGLNKLMVCEDAQGNKFMVKEFNSSDNFLKLEETLVSKGFLETVVLARQESLKRYISSELQDLRLQMNKRQLACGNVDKTDGIQDASKDKIEPTSSLLNEEADPSNNESVGKLLQSCEEHRNYFQRMFEALIKLTAQVGQQSEDNVNCIKKLLDFTTELQQEETALFSKIELVGTQSQLKDEQHTNRFEELHKWKTHHALQLKEVEKLLLGLLHQMTTERKTNYKGRLPSHQKTELEGRSKPLPGYGRKSPRHYSEGDLSKETKTKNPLSWLRSGDKEACVLLSISKPSNDEEHQTIDSGARDNTNKLMA